TCATATGACTAATTTAGGTACAGGCttctccagtcagaatgaaaTTGAAGGCGCAGGATCGAAGCCAGCAAGTTCCTCAGGCAAAGAGCGAGAGAGGGACAGGTAAGTTAGTTTGATCAATTATACAAATACATTTAGTTGTCATTCTTATGCACTATTTTGTATAAGTAATGGTTATTGCTATGAGCTGCAGTGTACTAAAGCTTGTATTAAAGCTCACATGAATCAAACTCCTCTTTGTTGTGATTGATGCAGTAATGGAAAATATTGCGATATATCTTTTACTGTTTAGAAGCAGATAAGTTAAAAATTGAATTCAAAcggattttcattttttttaacaggcAGTTGATGCCTCCACCAGCCTTTCCAGTGACTGGAATAAAAACTGAGTCTGATGAAAGGAATGGGTCTGGGACCTTAACAGGGAGCCATGGTGAGTAAGGTGGAGCTGGGGGAACAGGGGACTAAGTAGGACTGGACTCAAGCTATAAGTTTTCCTAACCTGATATTCATTCAGGTGTTTAATCCACCCTCTATAATCTACTGTCTAatgagaatactttttttttttttttaataaggacaGCGTATAGTTACAGCCTTTTATTTTCAACCGACGTGTGTCTAGAAAAGAATCAGTCAACTTATTTTATATGTAGCATCAGTGACATTAAAACCCTAGGAAATACTAATAATTGGTAGGTCATTTCAAAATTCTATTGCTAATGTCGTCTGAATACCTGGAGGTGATCTCATACAgatttaatagattttattttcctttaaaagatcAGTTTCCTTTGTATTGGGAACTGAAGCACATCTCCCTGGCAGCCTGTGGCTGCCACAACATTCCCAAACTCTAAATCCATAGTGGTGCATGGGGTCATTTTGGTTCTTTGTCTGtagtcataataaaaatgaacagaagaaaatacatatttttcttttcttaacttcCTTTCTTTTAACTCTTTAAAAGGTGAATATCAGCCCCCAAAGACTCATTTgctaactttcctttttttcttttttctttttttttttttttttttgtgtgtttctttttctttctctgttttcttacaTGGTTCTGGTGGATTCACATTTGCTGATGCTGATGCTGTTTTTCGTGTGATCTTCAACGTTTTTGGGTGACCATTGACCTTGTGACCTCAAAATGGTGTCCAACTAACCACTTAAAATTAACGTCTTTTTTTTATTAACGAATTTAtggtattatcttttttttttttttcccttggtggggaatggggttggggttgttTTCTCTATTCTAGATTATCCagccaaaaaaatgaaaactacagagaaGGGATTTGGCTTGGTGGCTTATGCTGCAGATTCATCTGATGAAGAGGAGGAACATGGAGGTCATAAAAATGCAAGTAGTTTTCCACAGGGCTGGAGTTTGGGATATCAATACCCTTCATCACAACCACGAGCTAAACAACAGATGCCATTCTGGATGGCCCCATAGGAAACAGTGGAACAGTTTTGACCCTCGATGACTCTTCTTAGCAATAATGCATGCATTTGATTTAACAAGACTCTGGGGCCTGTACTGGGAGCCATCTTGGACCTTTGCAGAATTTAGAGGTGGAGTGCCCCCTTACTTAAaggggttcctttttttttttttttttttttttttttaagaaattctcaTTTCTGCAGTGGCATTAACATCTGTTTACTTAGAATCACAAATTTGTCTCAGAAGCTTTTTAACAGTTGGTGAAATGTGCTTGTCTAATGAAGCATCCCAACAGGGTCATTCTTGTAGGTGTTTGGCCTGATCCAGCCTTTTCCAAATGAATAGCCTCTACTCTcaaatgaagttttctttgtattttactaCTGTTGGGTCAGTTTTGATAACTGGTTACAAACAAAGCCTTACTATTTATTAGTGGGGAAATGATTTTAAGATCatccttttcttttcagtacCTAATTCTAAGAAATCCTCATCCCTGCTTCAGTTTggattctttctgtttttgaaaatgcTATTTTACTGATTTAAAATTGTCAAATGCAGCTGGATCCTGACTaggaaaatgaagttattttttcattgtgaGTTTTTATTGGGATGATCCAAAGCGGGTACCTTCAGGCACATTTGTCTTACATAGCCATTGCAGTTTTTATTGCCCTTCTAAGCTCCTTGTCTTCAGCTGGGTCAGAGAAAACTACTTGACTAAAATCTGGTGAGAACTCATCACAGAAATGAAACACAGTGGTCTGTCTCTCTCAGAACTGCTTGCAACTAAAATAGAGAGATTTGACTACACCAAATAGGATGGTGGACTTGGTGACTGAGATTGCAACTTGTCCTTTTTTCTTGGCATTACAGGTTTTGCCAAAAGAACTTTTTTGTATCAAATATTGATGTGTGAAAGTGAAGGAGCTAGTCTGCTGAACCAGGAGTAGTTTGAGATACTGAACTGTCATTTTTGCACATTTGAATACTTTGCAGGCTGGCTTTGTATAAACTTATCCTCTGGTTTCCTATATGTTGTAAATAATTAGAccataatttcattataaataaatgtataaatattctgcttgtggtttctttttttttttaatcttctacaaTCCATCCttacattaaaattaacatttttactcAGCATATTGCAGTTAAGAACCtcacaaaaaaaatacatacacagacTCCAAGGTTTGCACATAACTCcaggaattaattttaaaagttatttattttttatggacataatacctttatttcatttatttttatgtggtgctgaggaatgaacccagtgcctcctacatgtgaggcaagtgttccaTCACAGctctacagccccagcccaactccAGGAACTTAAAGTCCAGATGAAAATTTTGAGGGATATTGAGCTGAAtgtattccttttttatattttggaccTTTACTTTACAGTGACTTTAAAGGTTtaagtgaatgaaatattttaaggcagatttaatattttcttgggaAGACAATCTTATAAGAGTGGTGGGCATCAGGAATTTTCCAATATAAAATTTTCTGTACATGTGTGTGCTGCCTGGAGATGCATGTGCAATGATAAGCTCTTGAGTTATATCCTTTCCTGCCAGAGAGAAGTAATTTCAAAAAATCAATTTTGAAGGGCAGTACTGAGAATGGAAGCCAGGGGCCAATGCATGCAGTTGCCCTGAAGCacgttttttaatgttttatagatatatttaaaatacataaagaccTCTGATTAGGATTACTAGATGGTTGTGAACATCTGCCCTTTGACTCCTAATTTCAAGGATCTAAATTGTGCTTGTGAaatgaaagctttttctgcaaTGGAGGAGAGTCGTCCCTAAATTCCATCTCAGTCCTCTGTTTTGGGAGAATATTGAGGGGTGAGGTGGTCCCTTTCCTCATTTGCTGTTTTGGCCTTAAACTGGTGTAAGTTCTGTCTGCCCCACGACAACCACCAGCGAACGCCACCTTTGAAAGATCCCCTGCGTATCACGCGCTGCCTCCTCCTGACTGGTCAGTTCACTTTATGCTGTTGCCTTAAAACCCAGTCTCTACGTGCAGACCTTGAAACTGGTACGTGACCAGTGGGCCTTTGTGGCCCGTTGCGGAACTAGGTTTGGGTCCTGGAAGGGGCGATGTCCCGCCCCGCGAGGGCGGGGCACCCGCAGGCGTCACGGGGCGGCCCTGCCCCTCCCGTGGGGACGCAGTGCCGGTGGCGCCATCTTACCCGGCTGCGGGAGGGGTCACAGGTCAGAGCCCGATCCTCCCGCCAGCGAAGGAGCACCGGGTGGGTGCCCAGCCAGACCAGGGCCTCCCTGCCTGCGGGGCCCAGCGGCCTGAGGTGACGGGGGCGCCAGGGCCTGGGGGACGGTGGGGCCGGATCGGGGAGGGGGCGGAACCTCGCGCCGCGGTGGGACGAGCCCCTGCAGCCCAGCAGCAGCCTGCGTTTGGTCCCCAGACCCCAGGCTTCCCACTTGGCTCCCTTTCTTGTCTTGGTGCCCCGTTCTGAAAAGATTGTAAATTTCTTTGTGGGAGAAGTAAGTGGGGAAACCTGTGATGTGTCATAGGACGGTAGCATCTCTGAGAGGGTGAGGATGTGGGGCTTCTTGGGGCCCCAGAAAGGTTTCTGAGGTGTTAGGAGCAATAGGCCATAATATGTCTGGGAAAGTAGGGCGCTTCGGGACCGCCGGCACGGCGTGTCCACCCTGCATTAGATATCTTTTGCTTTCCTTCTAGGTGGCTTTTCCGTGGGGCCGCCCAGGATTTCCCAAAAGGACAATGGATTCTGGAACTCGCCCTGTTGGTAGCTGCTGTAGCAACCCTGCAGGGCTCTCACGGGAGTACAAATTAGTGATGCTGGGTGCTGGTGGTGTGGGGAAGAGTGGTAGgtgacattttccattttataagtaAGGATGAAAAGGAACTTCAAATAAATGACCTCTACCCAAGCCAGTGGGGTTACTGGCTATTTGTTGTGCAATGTTGATACTTTCAATCCTTTCTGTGGGTCACCTTGGTGAGgattttaactttcatttcttgttttgaAGCCATGACCATGCAGTTCATCAGCCACAGATTCCCAGAAGATCATGACCCCACCATTGGTAAGTCAGATTCTCTCTCAGATTTCCAAATACACCTTGTAAAAGTATCTTAGAGCCAGAAGTGGTGGTGCCAACTTGTAagcccagccacttgggaggctgacatgggaggattgcaaattcaagaccaacctcagcaactctcaaaataaaaataaaaaggtctgggtttGTGGatcatggtcaagtgcccctgagttcaatccccagtacaaaaaaaggagggggggtaTCTTGTTAAATGTTTGgtaaatgtcaattttaaaaaacaattaataataaatactcAGTTTTTCTTTGCAGAAACAAACCTCTCAGACATGTTTATTTGGTCCAATACCAGAAAGAGCATATTAACCTGAGGAAAAAAACCCATGAAATATTgttaaatttctatttatattttgagcCTTTTTCATCATCTAATTcagatttatttagaaacaagggtATAATAGTGGTTGGTAAACAATTGAATAgttctttttctagatttttaaacATAAGCCTTCTTTAGTCTCTATATTGAGCTGAGTATTAATGGGACAACTttctttgtcatatttttttttttggttggtgtgCTGTATGGTTAGACTAAAGGCAAAGCTTAAAGGCCACTTACTTACTATCACTTCTCTAAGGGTCTGACTTGAAACTGACTGTAAGTATGAGTCAGCTGGTTTGAACTTCcacaaaaggaagcagaaaaacaAGTAGAGCCAGCCTCCTGAACTCTTACAACCCAGGCATGTACGGCCTGGACTTCTTCCACTTGAAGCCTTTCATTTACTTCCTTATACCTGAAGTTCATTATACAATGGTATCGTTTTCCCTGTCATTTGTAGTCTTTAACTCTCATTATTGTCAGAATGCTGATAGAGtaaaaaaagtcattttgtttgttttgccttttttttttttaattgttcttttctcCTAAGACTAAGAACACTAATGTCATCCCTAAACCTTAAGGAAGCAGGTTTAATTCTAAGGGATTATATCTtagtataaataagtaaaggtgaGGGAGGACACAGAAAGGCAGCCTTACCACTGTTATTTTCAGTATGTGGCACTTTGCCATGATACTGGGTCTCTAGAAAGACTTTCCATCAGGTCAGGCCCCTGCTGCTGAAAGAGTGTTCAGTGGTAGCCCAGCTTTGGATGTGGTCATTTTATACAGTAGGTACTTCTGTGGGTTTGGGAAAAATagaaacagtttttgtttttcagatacaATAccagatctatctatctatctatctattttggtgttggggatcacACTCAGCCTTACAGTTGCTAAAATTAAATGGTCTGCCATAGAACTACACCCCTAACCATATGAAGTACTTTTTGATATTAgtgaatattttttcccattatctAATGACACTGTCTGATTCAACAGCAGCTACTTAGGTTTCTTGGGTTGCTGTTATGAGCCAAGAACTGGGGTAGGCCCTGGGGTACAGTGGCAAACAAAAAGATATGGTGTCTGTTCTCACCcagtttacattttgttttaaactttggCTACAGACTACAACTTTACATTGTAACTGATACAAATATaagtatgaatatattttgctGATGGATACTTATTATACATATGCAGGTATGTTTGtagcaaattaaaatatcatgaaatttTGCTTACCTTTCTAAATATAATGTTCTCTAGGATTTTTGTCTCTTATTTAagcttttgcttttctattttattttggttttggcggtactgcggattgaacccaagggtacttaaccattgagccacatccctagtccttccCCCCCACCCGccagttataggtggacacaatacctttatttattttttatatggtgctgagaattgaacctagtgccttacacgtgctagggaAGCACCCTACcatgagccacaatgccagctcCATCCATCCCCActccttgttattttatttttcttttttgtggtgctgaggattgaacctagggccttgtgcatgtgaggcagacactctaccaactgagctatatccccagccctctatcattactattattattatttttaatatttactttttaattatgggctgacacaatgtctttattttaccttatgtggtgctgaggatcgaacccagtgcctcacatatgccaggccagcactctacctctgagccacaaccccagcccctcctttttattttttgagacaaggtctcaagcTTATACTCTAAGCCTCCAgcgttgctgggattgtaggcacgTGCTACCATACCCATAAAGTCTTTGCTTATCTATTTTAATGTTGGCTCCCCCCCATTAGGTTTATGTCACAACTTACTAATACCAAAGGACCATGACCTGtggtttgagaaacactgatttaATAGGCTCTTCATCTCTGAAATAGggattcaagaaaaaatattaaaaggtcaGAAATAGggattcaagaaaaaatattaaaaggaaatatattggGGTATAAATAGCAGTTGTTTTGGGGTATGAAAatattgactgtttttttttttttaagttgttgatagtttatttatttatttatacgcggTATTGAGAATCGATGCTAGTGCCTCACAATCCCAACCCCAGTCCTTGAGTgggttttttattcttcttttctatgATTTCCAAGGTTACTAAAATAACATACCTTAAATAAACCAGGTGCACTAGCCTGCATGAGTagagctactcaggaggctgagacatgaggattatTTGATCCCAGGAGACTGGCCTCTTTTAAGGAGATCCCATCtccttaaaataataacaataataataatagtaataagcataaaataaaatgtcttacaTAAGGGAAGAATTGTGACAATATGGATTATTTAGAAAGTGTAGTAAAGTAAgttatggtttttcttttttttttttttttatattaaaaaattttttttaaagccagagagagagagagagagagacagagaattttttaatattaattttttagttttcagcagacacaacatctttgtttgtatgtggtgctgaggatcgaacccgggccgcgcgcacgccaggccagcgcgctaccacttaagccacatccccagccccggtttttcttttatctatactgttaatacagggctggggatgtggcccaagcggtagcgcgctcgcctaacgtgtgtgcggcccgggttcgatcctcagcaccacatacaaacaaagatgttgtgtccgccgagaactaagaaaaaataaaaaaatttaaaaaaagctacATCTCTCTTTCCTATCTTTAgagggcttttttaaaaaaaaaaaaaaaaaaaatatatatatatatatatatatatatatatatatatatacacatatactgtTAATACaaagagctgggtacagtggcacatgtctgtaatcacagtgactcagaaggctgaagcaggagaatctcaaattcaaggtcagccttagcaacttagcaagaccctgtcttaaaataaaaaggcctaggaatatagctcagtggtaagcttaaaaaaaaaaagtttagaggttgTGTGGTGACCTgtgacctgggaggctaaggcagaaggatcacaaattcaaggccagcttcaacaagttagcaagaccctgtctcaaaatgaaaagcactggggatgtgccctgatCCTCTGGGTATagtccctagtacaaaaaaagggagggggggtAGAATCAACTTCAGtatctttatgaattttaaaatagacacTTCATTCTGTGTGTATGGATTTATAGTACACCTTTCTTCCCTCCTGTAGAAGACGCTTATAAAATCCGAATCCGTATTGATGATGAGCCTGCCAATCTGGACATTTTGGATACAGCTGGACAGGTATTAAATCCCAGAAAGCTATGAGTAAAGGCTGTTTTACTCTAGTAAATGGGAGGGGAAGGCTTATGCAGAGATCACTAGTTTATCTCTCTTAATTTTTCATGCACTCTGACTCAGGATAGCAGGTAATCGACTTACCTCTTctttaaactgaaataaatagcTAGTGTATATAGATCTAGGTTACATCAATACATTATTGATCTATGTGTTTCTTTAGGCAGAGTTTACAGCCATGCGGGATCAGTATATGAGGGCAGGAGAAGGGTTTATCATTTGTTATTCTATCACTGATCGCCGAAGTTTCCATGAAGTTCGGGAGTTCAAACAGCTCATCTATCGAGTTCGACGTACTGATGACACACCTGTGGTTCTTGTGGGAAACAAGTCTGACCTAAAACAGCTAAGACAggtgaggaaagagaagaaaatgttgtCTAACATCTTGTAGAATAAGTCATTTATGTTTCTTGGTTTACAGATTTCTTtgccttaaaatagaaaatcaaaattagCTTCTCCCTAACCTTGAAAATTTTGCTGTATCTATTTGCTAATATTATggataaagggctggggatgtggctcaagcggtaacgcactctcctggcatgcaggggggcgctgggttcgatccttagcaccacataaaaataaaaaataaaaatgttgtgttcaccaaaaactgaaaaataaatattaaaaaaaaatctctccctctctctctcaaaaaaaattaaaaaaaatatggataaaatctGGATTGGAGACTCAGTTTACAGGAAGCCCCAGGGTTATGatcagaatagaatagaatatccATCAAGTAAAAGGTCGTGGAATGATCATTGACTAAAACTTCAGAAATAAATCTGTTTAAACAGtataggtgtggtggcacacatctgtgatccagcaactcaggaactGAGgcggaaggatcacaagttcaaggccagcctcagctacttaatgAGGCCTACCTGGTGagaccccttctcaaaataaaaacttaaaaagggctgtggatgtggatcagtggttggttaagtgcccctggattgaATTCCctataccattaaaaaaaaaagaaagaaagaaaaataagtgataaCTTTCAAGTTagtgaaaatacttaaaattgctGTTTGTGGTAGAGGTTGAAAGTATAGTAAGACATTCATGACTACTAGTGAAAGCAATGAATGATACAAAtcttttgaaagtattttgaCAGTTgttaaatttgtaattttatttatttttactggtaactggagattaaacccaggtgtggctctaccactgatctctatcctcagccctttttatttattttgagatacattgctgaagctgaccccaaacttgcaatcctgcctcagcctccatagtggctggaattacaggcacgaACTACTACACCTGGGTCAATTTGTAATGCTTCTCTGTTAAGCCTTGGAAAAATCTGTTCAAGAGGTTATATGCAAAGTGTTCATTGCCAGGCTATTTATGGTAGCAGAAAATCAGAAACAGTCTTACTGCCCAAAAGTAGGAGAAATTATGGCCTATCCAGAATTGGATATATTGATTTGGGGTTCCTCGAAATTTTCAGTATTATAGTTTAAGTATATATCTCTTTTgtttgtgcttttctttcttaaaatggaaAGTGTGGAGAAAATTAGTCTTGCATATTGATGTCCATATCTATTTAGTAATCTGTTCTAAAAAGTTATCTTGAAAAAAGATCAGAAATAGAACCATATAATTTTAAGGCAGAAAAAGCCATGTAATCTAGTCCCCCCA
This genomic stretch from Urocitellus parryii isolate mUroPar1 unplaced genomic scaffold, mUroPar1.hap1 Scaffold_1607, whole genome shotgun sequence harbors:
- the LOC113194081 gene encoding GTP-binding protein Rit1, with amino-acid sequence MDSGTRPVGSCCSNPAGLSREYKLVMLGAGGVGKSAMTMQFISHRFPEDHDPTIEDAYKIRIRIDDEPANLDILDTAGQAEFTAMRDQYMRAGEGFIICYSITDRRSFHEVREFKQLIYRVRRTDDTPVVLVGNKSDLKQLRQVTKEEGLALAREFSCPFFETSAAYRYYIDDVFHALVREIRKKEKEAVLAMEKKSKPKSSVWKRLKSPFRKKKDSVT